A part of Biomphalaria glabrata chromosome 3, xgBioGlab47.1, whole genome shotgun sequence genomic DNA contains:
- the LOC106055448 gene encoding sex peptide receptor-related protein 2-like, which translates to MSSANANKSTSYSDISFHNVTVNLSLTSLVRPEAKDFILTLINDGIESQQDVYLRCLLLPVLGLCGLVGNALNMVILSHHGFAETTNIILVSLSASDFFFSLSQIFRRARCAIQLFDVAAGVTAETLMQVYVIPFNTLMLVVSICHVVFISIERLFAVCFPFHVSRIYRKRRVKMAVLFLYAYPTVMGFPNLFRLTFDWVHEPKYNATVAKAKFTQFLTDHFDTIIMYGTVVFNNMFTTLSLAFIFACSVAVIVRLFTNRIRHSDLNLALTSKPKELRVMKTLLTVCFVCLVVCVPSTVLDMYILYCNSILDTSAMYHIGQSVNDILYQVNASVNFFIYVSMSSKFAKTYKVLFCKRKETKPTF; encoded by the coding sequence ATGTCGTCTGCAAATGCCAATAAAAGCACGTCATATTCAGACATTAGCTTTCATAACGTCACAGTCAACTTAAGTCTTACAAGTCTGGTGAGGCCCGAGGCGAAAGACTTCATTTTGACTTTGATTAATGACGGGATAGAGTCTCAACAAGATGTCTACCTCAGATGTCTGCTACTTCCGGTGCTGGGGCTGTGTGGGTTGGTCGGTAACGCCCTGAACATGGTCATCCTATCCCACCACGGCTTTGCGGAGACAACCAACATCATTCTTGTGTCCTTATCCGCTTCCGATTTCTTCTTTTCCTTGTCACAAATTTTTCGTCGGGCCCGTTGCGCCATCCAGCTCTTCGACGTGGCCGCGGGCGTCACCGCTGAGACCCTGATGCAGGTGTACGTCATCCCTTTCAACACCCTCATGCTAGTGGTCAGTATTTGTCACGTGGTCTTCATTTCCATCGAGAGGCTGTTTGCCGTCTGCTTTCCTTTCCATGTCTCAAGAATATACCGGAAGAGGCGCGTCAAAATGGCGGTGCTGTTTCTGTATGCgtacccaactgtaatgggatTTCCCAATTTGTTTCGGCTGACCTTCGACTGGGTGCACGAGCCGAAGTACAACGCTACAGTGGCGAAGGCCAAGTTCACACAATTCCTGACGGACCATTTCGATACCATCATCATGTACGGCACAGTCGTCTTCAACAACATGTTCACCACGCTCAGCCTCGCTTTCATTTTCGCGTGCTCGGTGGCCGTCATTGTTCGACTCTTCACCAATCGGATTCGACACTCCGACCTTAACCTGGCCTTGACCTCAAAGCCCAAAGAGCTGCGGGTTATGAAGACCCTGCTTACCGTCTGCTTTGTGTGTCTGGTGGTCTGCGTGCCATCCACGGTGCTGGACATGTACATACTCTACTGCAATTCTATCCTGGACACCAGCGCGATGTATCACATTGGTCAGTCTGTAAACGACATCTTGTATCAGGTCAACGCTTCGGTCAATTTCTTTATCTACGTAAGCATGAGCTCGAAGTTTGCTAAAACGTATAAAGTATTGTTctgtaaaagaaaagaaactaagCCAACTTTTTAA